The following is a genomic window from Deinococcus yavapaiensis KR-236.
GGCCCTATGGGCGAGCGAGCGGCTCCCGAACTGGTCGACCTTGATCGTGTGGGCGCTCGCCCGGCACGACGAGGAAGGCACGAGGTCGCCGAGTCAGGATCGCTTCGAGGAGGTCGTGCGGTTCGTCGAGGAGGTGAGCGCTCGTGTGGAGGGTGAGTTCGAGTCAAATCGGACGCAGCAGTCGTGAACGACCAACTCCGCGCGGCGGGAACGGACGGCATCCCGACCGGCACGCGTGGCAAGGCATGAGGACAGAAGCAGGGCTGGGAAGCGCTCGACGTGAATTCCATTTCGCGCGTCGTGGAGGACGCGCAAGTTCGACAGGGTGAGAACTGTTAAGCTGTCCTCGTGGGTGCCTGCTCACCAGGGAGACAACTATGAAACGGTTCTTGATCAGTGTGCTGAGCTGTGCCCTCGCCTCGTTCGCCATGGCACAAAACGTCAACGAGAACGACAACCTTCGCGGAGTGAAGGTGTGCATCGACGACGCGTCCTTCACGGCCGGCATTGGCGCGCTCGGCGCGACGTCACAAACGCTCGCGCAAGGTCTCTACGACTACTTCGTGAACCGCATGAAGGCCGAAAAGATCGACTTTCTCGAAAACGGCACGAAGGACTGCGTGGACTTCATCGTCAACCTCGACTTCGGCGCTACGACCGGCACGCCGCGCGCCTGGTACGGCGAACTCTCTGTCGAGGACGACGGCGCGTACGCTAGCCTCGACGCGAAGGACAAGTACCGTCTCCCCGTCACGATCTGGTCGAACTCGTATTACGGCGTCCTGACGGACAACGTCGGTCTCGCCGACTTCCTGCTGACGCAAGGCAAGACCATCATCGACGAGTTCGTCAAGGCGTACAAGAGCGCCAACTGATTCCCGTTGATCGTGTTCGCGAAGCGTCATGCTTCGCGGACGCGACCTTTTCAAGTTGGCCAGGCTGGGGTCTGTGCGGCTGGATATCTTTGACGGCGTCTTCCAACGCCTGTCCGATCACTCCACGCCGATCCGCAGCCAACGCCATGGACACGCGAACGGGCGCTCCTCAAGCGGATGCGCGCCGTTCGCCCATTTGCAAGACCTCGCGCACCCGCGCCATCAACGCGCCGACTTG
Proteins encoded in this region:
- a CDS encoding aminoglycoside adenylyltransferase domain-containing protein — protein: MYDTGGSDGQAYAVLTLCRALYTATSGEQVSKRRAALWASERLPNWSTLIVWALARHDEEGTRSPSQDRFEEVVRFVEEVSARVEGEFESNRTQQS